A region from the Geobacter benzoatilyticus genome encodes:
- a CDS encoding PP2C family protein-serine/threonine phosphatase: MRDIAVPVAGVSPNATVREVVGIFQGDATLLTLPVFDNGEFLGIINRKVLTFKHLGRPFAMELYGKKPIRVLLDEHPLAMNASIDINSALERLIEADPSLETDSFPVMDGMRCVGIASVAELMMSISRNQAELLETLNCLTARIRAEVENARCTQQDLLPLDSARFGRLAITASMTTSTEIGGDFYDYICLSDSTVCIVMGDVSGHGIQAGMVTTAAKASLHTLIATGATTPAQLLFGMNNAILATAHQNLLMTCVVINIDQQQRTATIANAGHTFPYLSRTSPPCLERIEEVSGFPLGLESDGIYTERTIPFREGDRLIIYTDGIVEATDRMGCQFGYERFEAILQEHGKSPADQLKRKLFTVIHAFSASDTLDDDVAILIASFDNKPER, from the coding sequence TTGCGTGACATTGCGGTGCCGGTTGCCGGAGTCTCTCCAAACGCAACGGTACGGGAAGTTGTCGGTATTTTCCAGGGCGATGCTACGCTTCTCACCCTGCCGGTATTCGATAATGGTGAATTTCTGGGGATTATCAACCGTAAAGTTCTTACTTTCAAGCATCTCGGGCGGCCATTCGCCATGGAACTTTATGGGAAAAAACCGATCAGGGTGCTGCTTGACGAACACCCTCTTGCCATGAATGCATCCATTGACATAAACAGCGCACTGGAACGGCTCATTGAAGCCGATCCATCCCTTGAAACCGACTCATTCCCGGTTATGGACGGCATGCGATGCGTCGGCATCGCCTCGGTGGCGGAACTGATGATGAGCATATCCAGAAACCAGGCTGAGTTGCTGGAAACTCTCAACTGCCTCACCGCCCGTATAAGAGCGGAGGTCGAAAATGCGAGGTGTACCCAACAGGATCTTCTCCCCCTCGATTCTGCCCGCTTTGGCCGCCTGGCCATAACTGCGAGCATGACCACCTCCACGGAAATCGGAGGAGATTTTTATGATTACATTTGTCTTTCCGATTCAACGGTCTGCATTGTCATGGGAGATGTGAGCGGACACGGAATCCAGGCGGGAATGGTCACCACCGCTGCCAAAGCCAGCCTCCATACCCTTATAGCGACCGGCGCCACCACTCCGGCTCAACTCCTGTTCGGCATGAACAACGCGATTCTGGCCACTGCCCACCAGAACCTCCTCATGACTTGCGTCGTCATCAACATCGATCAGCAGCAACGGACGGCCACCATCGCCAACGCCGGCCACACCTTTCCATATCTCTCCCGCACGTCTCCACCATGTCTTGAGCGAATCGAGGAAGTTTCGGGATTTCCCCTGGGCCTTGAGTCCGACGGAATCTACACCGAGAGGACGATCCCTTTCCGGGAGGGAGACAGGCTGATCATATATACCGATGGGATAGTGGAAGCCACCGACAGGATGGGATGCCAATTCGGCTACGAACGGTTCGAGGCCATCCTTCAGGAACACGGAAAAAGCCCGGCTGACCAACTGAAACGGAAACTGTTCACCGTTATTCACGCATTCTCCGCCAGCGACACCCTCGATGACGATGTGGCAATTCTTATCGCTTCGTTCGACAACAAACCAGAGAGATGA
- a CDS encoding alpha/beta hydrolase: MITNAVIPLARRAIVTHPALMGMATATSGFIRQMAIKTFSPKFRRRQLALVSELPSIHTVRNHLFKEKGQGEVPTIVVGGFVPDATEAVEFQREIFRRYGSIYYINFSRSGFSAPYFFAQLADLVEELNRKGQKPVIFSVSFGCSLVARFFREGHAADLLIRGAVMTSPVLCIEDLLRPESERRGGVRMLESNLRRILQTETNDGDELNRRIERARRCFQALFDAGAENRVLSNRHLSIRKKIMGVLESTSCLGGYERVMALRDAPATTDGIVFGGPSLVLLAEKEDEILVPASPTLSALRDENARMRLFPRGKVRTVTSPVSGDAVAHASLIFHQHCYNPFIESWYDRLSTPLLLAVVS, from the coding sequence ATGATCACAAATGCCGTCATCCCCCTGGCCCGAAGAGCTATTGTCACTCACCCCGCACTTATGGGAATGGCAACCGCCACCTCCGGTTTTATCAGGCAAATGGCCATAAAGACGTTTTCGCCAAAGTTCAGGCGCCGGCAATTGGCTTTGGTGAGCGAACTGCCGAGTATACATACCGTCCGCAACCACCTGTTCAAGGAGAAGGGACAAGGGGAAGTTCCTACAATTGTTGTCGGTGGGTTCGTCCCCGATGCCACAGAGGCGGTGGAGTTCCAGCGGGAGATCTTTCGGCGTTACGGCTCCATTTACTACATCAATTTCTCCCGCTCAGGATTTTCGGCTCCGTACTTTTTCGCCCAACTGGCGGACCTGGTCGAAGAACTTAACCGCAAGGGACAGAAACCGGTAATTTTTTCCGTCAGCTTCGGCTGTAGCCTGGTAGCCCGGTTTTTCCGGGAGGGGCATGCCGCAGACCTCTTAATTAGAGGCGCTGTTATGACGAGTCCGGTGCTCTGTATTGAAGATTTGTTGCGGCCGGAAAGTGAGCGACGCGGAGGAGTCAGGATGCTGGAGAGCAACCTGCGGCGGATTCTGCAGACCGAAACCAATGATGGTGATGAGTTGAACCGCCGGATCGAGCGAGCCCGCCGCTGCTTCCAGGCCCTCTTTGATGCTGGAGCTGAGAACCGCGTTTTATCGAACCGGCACTTATCCATAAGGAAAAAGATCATGGGAGTTCTGGAAAGCACTTCCTGTCTTGGCGGTTACGAGAGGGTCATGGCTCTGCGGGATGCCCCGGCGACAACGGATGGCATCGTCTTCGGCGGGCCGTCCCTGGTGCTTCTGGCCGAGAAGGAAGACGAAATCCTGGTCCCCGCTTCCCCCACGTTGTCTGCCCTCCGGGATGAAAATGCCCGTATGCGGCTATTTCCACGGGGCAAGGTGCGGACCGTTACCTCCCCGGTTAGCGGCGACGCCGTGGCCCATGCGTCACTCATCTTTCATCAGCACTGCTATAATCCGTTTATAGAATCATGGTACGACCGCCTCTCGACACCTCTGCTCCTGGCGGTGGTTTCATGA
- a CDS encoding GH3 family domain-containing protein: protein MTVNSPFRTLTAPALDLMLKSGAAAFARNFESRDPFASQREILPRLVATGAATRFGRDHGLAELAGEPFDRLYAEFRRRVPIRTYTDFWDEYFCSGLRDEQGGKRLNLEDATWPGKIPFFCETSGTTAPTKYIPFSREMFAANKRAALDMTACYLNRNPKSRLFQGKLLYMSGNTNLTDLGDGVRSGDMSAITLRHSPFFLKPFIAPGMRISALPWEEKVTELAGLLLSDRSIRGISGVPPWVILLLQRVEEMGHRPLSELLPNLELIIHGGTSMKPYRREFEVLFRDRLPKCLEVLPSSEAFMAFQLLGEERMRLVPHYGVFFEFVPFENLGERGVPAPDAPATTLEEIEIGRRYAVILTTCAGLWRYHIGDTIRFTDREPLFIEFTGRDKFLDRFEEKVTQGEVEEAVARLNRTVGIEVREFMVGPDITNRRHMWVLAVGEMNERDGETLARLLDATLRSLNADYATFREQGRIAVPRVVTVGDEIIYRWSKEVRGKFGGQSKIPHIDPTVEGEMILSLAMFAEQSQQP, encoded by the coding sequence ATGACTGTTAACTCACCTTTCAGAACTCTGACCGCGCCGGCCCTGGATTTGATGCTGAAGAGCGGCGCCGCGGCCTTTGCCCGGAATTTCGAGTCCCGCGACCCTTTTGCGAGCCAGCGGGAGATTCTTCCACGTCTTGTGGCCACCGGGGCGGCCACAAGATTCGGCCGCGACCACGGCCTGGCCGAACTGGCAGGCGAGCCCTTCGACCGGCTCTATGCCGAATTCCGCCGGAGGGTGCCGATTCGTACCTACACCGACTTTTGGGATGAATACTTCTGCTCCGGCCTCCGGGACGAGCAAGGAGGTAAACGGCTCAATCTTGAGGATGCCACCTGGCCGGGGAAGATTCCCTTTTTCTGCGAGACCTCCGGCACTACGGCTCCCACCAAATACATTCCATTCTCCCGGGAAATGTTCGCCGCCAACAAAAGGGCCGCCCTGGACATGACCGCCTGTTACCTCAACCGCAACCCCAAGAGCCGCCTCTTCCAGGGGAAGCTCCTCTATATGTCCGGAAATACGAACCTGACAGACTTGGGTGACGGGGTCCGAAGCGGCGACATGAGCGCCATCACCCTGCGCCATAGCCCATTTTTCCTCAAGCCGTTCATAGCGCCGGGGATGAGAATATCCGCCCTGCCGTGGGAAGAAAAGGTGACGGAATTGGCCGGGCTGCTTCTTTCGGACCGATCCATCCGTGGGATTTCCGGCGTTCCACCATGGGTCATTTTACTGTTGCAGCGGGTGGAAGAGATGGGGCACCGCCCCCTTTCGGAGCTTCTGCCGAACCTCGAACTCATCATCCATGGCGGCACCAGCATGAAGCCTTACCGCAGGGAGTTTGAGGTTCTCTTTCGCGATCGCCTCCCCAAGTGCCTGGAGGTACTCCCTTCATCGGAAGCGTTCATGGCTTTTCAACTCCTGGGAGAGGAGCGCATGCGCCTCGTCCCCCACTACGGAGTATTTTTCGAGTTTGTCCCCTTCGAGAATTTGGGCGAACGGGGTGTGCCGGCTCCCGATGCCCCGGCGACCACCCTGGAGGAGATAGAGATCGGGCGGCGCTATGCCGTGATTCTCACCACCTGTGCTGGGCTGTGGCGCTATCACATCGGCGACACCATCCGCTTTACCGACCGGGAGCCGCTCTTCATTGAATTTACGGGGAGGGACAAGTTCCTGGACCGTTTCGAGGAAAAAGTGACCCAGGGGGAGGTGGAAGAGGCGGTGGCCCGGCTCAACCGGACAGTCGGCATAGAGGTTAGGGAGTTCATGGTCGGCCCCGATATTACTAACCGGCGGCATATGTGGGTGCTGGCGGTTGGAGAAATGAACGAGCGCGATGGCGAAACCCTGGCGCGTCTTCTGGATGCAACGCTTAGGTCTCTGAATGCCGACTACGCCACATTTCGGGAACAGGGACGCATAGCTGTGCCGCGGGTTGTAACTGTGGGTGACGAAATCATCTACCGCTGGTCAAAAGAGGTGCGGGGAAAGTTCGGCGGTCAGAGCAAAATCCCCCATATCGACCCGACGGTCGAGGGGGAAATGATCTTGAGCCTTGCAATGTTCGCTGAGCAGTCTCAGCAGCCGTGA
- the surE gene encoding 5'/3'-nucleotidase SurE, which translates to MKILVTNDDGVRAPGIRALADALRAVAEVVVVAPDRERSAVGHALTLHHPLRASEIRPSIFAVDGTPTDCVNLAIHSILRFKPDLVVSGINCGGNMGDDITYSGTVSAAMEATLMGIPALAVSLVTSGRGENYTAAASFVAKLVHMVAVNGLPGDTLLNVNVPDLPQEQLGCPVITTQGKRDYEGKIITNTDPRGRNYYWIGNGEMQFRDIEGTDYYSVKRGCISITPLHLDLTNYASLSKLKTWDFLS; encoded by the coding sequence ATGAAGATTCTTGTCACAAACGACGACGGAGTGCGCGCTCCCGGGATCAGGGCTCTCGCTGATGCGTTGCGGGCCGTGGCGGAGGTGGTAGTTGTTGCTCCTGACCGTGAGCGAAGTGCGGTTGGGCACGCTTTAACGCTCCATCATCCACTCAGGGCCAGCGAAATCCGCCCATCGATTTTCGCTGTGGACGGCACGCCGACCGATTGCGTCAACCTTGCTATTCATTCGATCCTCAGGTTCAAGCCTGATCTGGTGGTTTCCGGCATTAACTGCGGAGGAAACATGGGTGATGACATCACCTATTCGGGGACGGTTTCCGCAGCAATGGAGGCGACACTCATGGGGATACCGGCATTGGCGGTGTCGCTTGTGACTTCCGGGCGCGGCGAGAACTACACGGCGGCGGCTTCCTTTGTGGCTAAACTCGTGCATATGGTCGCAGTCAACGGGTTGCCGGGGGATACACTCCTTAATGTAAATGTTCCCGACCTTCCGCAGGAACAACTTGGATGTCCTGTGATTACCACACAGGGCAAGAGAGATTACGAAGGGAAAATCATTACCAATACCGATCCCCGGGGCCGAAACTATTACTGGATAGGGAATGGCGAGATGCAGTTCCGGGATATCGAAGGCACGGATTATTACTCTGTCAAACGTGGCTGCATTTCAATTACTCCATTACATCTCGATCTTACCAACTACGCTTCCCTGTCCAAGCTGAAAACCTGGGATTTTCTGTCGTAG
- a CDS encoding protein-L-isoaspartate(D-aspartate) O-methyltransferase, translating to MNFDIARKRMVESQIISRGIKDRRLIEAMLKVPRHVFVEEAMAAQAYSDTPLPIGEKQTISQPYMVALMTELLQLSGSDKVLEIGTGSGYQAAILATLADRVYTVERIRPLALKARKALDSIGLLNVNIKISDGTVGWEEEAPFDAIIVTAGAPDIPEKLVDQLKPGGRLVIPVGSQFEQILVRVIKQEDGSFVRDDIAGCRFVKLVGRYGWGTEE from the coding sequence ATGAATTTTGACATCGCTCGAAAGCGGATGGTGGAGTCTCAAATCATCTCTCGCGGCATAAAGGACCGGCGTCTCATCGAGGCGATGCTGAAAGTTCCCCGCCACGTGTTCGTTGAAGAGGCGATGGCTGCCCAGGCATACAGCGACACACCCCTTCCCATTGGGGAGAAGCAGACCATATCGCAACCCTACATGGTTGCCCTCATGACCGAACTCTTGCAGCTGTCCGGAAGCGATAAGGTGCTTGAAATCGGTACCGGTTCGGGATATCAGGCGGCAATTCTTGCCACTTTGGCAGATCGCGTCTACACCGTTGAGCGGATACGCCCTCTGGCGTTAAAGGCTCGTAAGGCCCTCGACAGTATCGGCCTTCTGAATGTGAACATCAAGATATCCGATGGTACGGTCGGCTGGGAAGAGGAAGCTCCCTTCGATGCCATAATAGTTACGGCTGGAGCTCCGGATATACCGGAAAAGCTTGTGGACCAGCTGAAACCAGGTGGACGGCTCGTGATACCGGTGGGGAGTCAGTTCGAGCAGATTCTTGTAAGGGTAATAAAACAAGAGGATGGTTCATTTGTCCGTGACGATATAGCCGGGTGCAGATTCGTCAAGCTAGTTGGCAGGTATGGGTGGGGCACTGAAGAGTGA
- a CDS encoding sigma-70 family RNA polymerase sigma factor: protein MDDFLEKEVVEPEEHVERQADDLIEPEPSSFEFEEPEEEEEEADEEVKVVEEEHFDDAIKLYLREIQKTTLLTADEEKALAARIAKGEKAARDKMIESNLRLVVKIAKRYINRGLPFLDLIEEGNMGLIKAVERFKLSKECRFSTYATWWIRQSIERALVNQSRTIRLPVHVSDDINKMLKTTRELVQRFNREPTVKEVATEMNVNPAYIRRLMVLLKKTYSIERPMGENSDYFLIDTIEDTLSVSPATFLEDLNKYEIVSKWFASLTDNEQKILTLRFGLEDKEPQTLDTIGRSFGVTRERIRQIEAKSLEKLRKYIENSDINAIE from the coding sequence ATGGATGATTTTCTCGAAAAGGAAGTTGTGGAACCGGAAGAGCATGTTGAGCGGCAGGCGGATGACTTGATTGAACCGGAACCGAGTTCTTTTGAATTCGAAGAGCCGGAGGAAGAAGAAGAGGAAGCTGACGAGGAAGTGAAGGTCGTCGAGGAAGAGCATTTCGACGACGCAATCAAGCTATACCTCCGGGAAATCCAGAAAACTACGCTTCTTACCGCCGATGAAGAAAAAGCGCTTGCGGCCAGAATTGCCAAGGGTGAAAAGGCTGCGCGGGACAAGATGATAGAGTCCAACCTGCGTCTCGTGGTAAAGATCGCCAAAAGGTACATAAACCGCGGTCTTCCCTTCCTCGACCTCATTGAAGAAGGAAATATGGGGCTCATCAAGGCGGTGGAACGGTTCAAGCTCTCCAAGGAATGTCGCTTCTCCACCTATGCCACCTGGTGGATACGCCAGTCCATCGAACGGGCGCTGGTGAACCAGTCGCGTACCATAAGGCTTCCTGTTCACGTATCCGACGACATTAACAAAATGCTCAAAACAACCCGCGAGTTGGTGCAGCGCTTTAACCGGGAGCCGACTGTAAAAGAAGTCGCTACCGAGATGAACGTCAACCCGGCATACATACGCCGCCTCATGGTCCTGCTCAAGAAAACCTATTCAATTGAGCGTCCAATGGGTGAGAACAGCGATTATTTCCTTATAGATACCATAGAAGATACTTTATCCGTATCTCCGGCGACTTTTCTCGAAGACCTGAACAAGTATGAAATCGTCTCCAAGTGGTTTGCCTCCCTTACGGACAACGAACAGAAGATTCTGACTCTGCGCTTTGGACTTGAAGACAAGGAGCCTCAAACCCTGGACACAATAGGTCGGAGCTTTGGCGTAACCCGGGAGCGGATCCGGCAAATAGAAGCCAAATCTCTTGAAAAACTGAGAAAATATATTGAAAACAGTGACATTAACGCAATCGAGTGA
- a CDS encoding adenine phosphoribosyltransferase — protein sequence MNDLRNIIRDVPDFPKKGIVFKDITTLLADAKSFQRMVDLLAHRYVGEKIDKVVGVEARGFIIGAALAYKLGAGVVLVRKPGKLPSETFSKTYQLEYGTDTLEIHTDAIRKGEKVVIADDVLATGGTMAAVVDMVTALGGEIVECCFMAELEFLAGRKKLPEGKVFSLLSF from the coding sequence ATGAATGACCTCAGGAATATAATCCGGGATGTACCTGATTTCCCCAAGAAGGGAATTGTTTTTAAAGATATTACAACGCTTTTGGCCGACGCGAAGTCATTTCAGCGAATGGTTGACCTGTTGGCGCATAGATATGTTGGAGAGAAGATTGACAAGGTGGTAGGCGTCGAGGCCAGGGGCTTCATCATCGGCGCCGCCCTTGCCTACAAACTCGGTGCCGGCGTGGTACTCGTGCGTAAGCCGGGAAAACTCCCCTCTGAAACGTTCAGCAAGACCTACCAGCTTGAATACGGCACCGATACCCTCGAGATTCATACCGATGCAATTCGCAAGGGGGAAAAGGTGGTCATAGCCGACGACGTTCTTGCCACCGGCGGCACCATGGCTGCCGTTGTCGACATGGTAACGGCCCTGGGGGGAGAAATTGTCGAATGCTGTTTCATGGCCGAGCTTGAATTTCTTGCCGGCAGAAAGAAACTGCCAGAGGGTAAAGTGTTCTCGCTCCTTTCATTCTAA
- a CDS encoding helix-turn-helix domain-containing protein, with protein sequence MEKRDRLKILRLLNGCTQDILANRLGVPRTSIAMWEKGRYGFSSEVTVKLASALGVQTDYLILGTPPIANAVWIPVPPSRPDYLRSMQDDFTALLPQFLAENMYNASYSDSLADGSRFFLLGQDYYFGCLLIADVKIADSINNILRQIIGEGSITALDHKLDKLDGSVFEFIQTHWLPPDRLPQDFKRVDVAKICQMLERKRGGGYGDEKNESLKLIYRTFNEVVRRYDVPDTAMDKLDDLFVTKFKELSSVPSTSIKVTLLMAEIGKALKSLGCQKRKEEQY encoded by the coding sequence ATGGAAAAACGTGACAGGCTGAAAATTCTGCGATTATTGAACGGATGCACACAGGATATTCTGGCGAATAGACTGGGTGTGCCACGCACGTCGATCGCCATGTGGGAAAAAGGAAGGTATGGTTTTTCCTCCGAGGTAACGGTAAAGCTTGCTTCGGCATTAGGAGTTCAGACAGACTATCTAATTCTTGGAACCCCGCCTATCGCCAACGCAGTCTGGATTCCTGTCCCTCCGTCCCGTCCCGACTACTTACGATCAATGCAAGATGACTTCACTGCATTGCTACCCCAGTTCCTGGCTGAAAATATGTACAACGCGTCATACTCAGACAGCCTTGCAGACGGGAGCAGGTTTTTCCTTCTTGGACAGGACTATTACTTCGGTTGTCTGTTGATAGCCGATGTCAAAATTGCCGACAGCATCAATAACATCCTGAGGCAGATCATTGGAGAAGGGTCCATTACAGCGCTTGACCACAAGCTTGATAAATTGGATGGGAGCGTTTTTGAATTCATACAAACACACTGGCTGCCACCTGACCGTTTGCCGCAGGACTTCAAGCGAGTTGATGTTGCTAAAATATGCCAGATGCTAGAAAGAAAACGCGGTGGGGGGTACGGTGACGAGAAAAACGAATCCTTGAAGCTTATTTACAGAACGTTCAATGAAGTGGTCAGGAGATACGATGTTCCCGACACGGCAATGGACAAGCTGGATGATCTGTTTGTAACCAAGTTCAAGGAACTGTCGTCAGTTCCAAGTACCTCAATCAAAGTAACATTACTGATGGCTGAAATAGGGAAGGCTCTGAAAAGTCTGGGGTGTCAGAAAAGAAAAGAGGAGCAATACTGA
- a CDS encoding helix-turn-helix transcriptional regulator, protein MNLIAIEAICKKGKFSVQTLHRLRRAGVFPPPRLQLSRKLIRWDEDEVDTFFRGEWVPEAK, encoded by the coding sequence ATGAACCTGATCGCCATTGAAGCTATTTGCAAGAAGGGAAAATTCTCTGTTCAGACTCTGCATCGTCTACGCAGAGCAGGTGTCTTTCCGCCTCCGCGTCTCCAATTATCCAGAAAATTGATCCGTTGGGATGAAGATGAAGTAGATACATTTTTCAGAGGCGAATGGGTGCCGGAAGCGAAGTAA